A window of the Dongshaea marina genome harbors these coding sequences:
- a CDS encoding TapY2 family type IVa secretion system protein, with product MKTAKLLLVGLCGLVFSAAASTKTLSYKCAITLNNGEQTVIELTSKANLMKDTSSLIGKQHGGQDQKLHAISQVSECVLEGKEFSRLKDQQLDSKTPR from the coding sequence ATGAAAACCGCCAAACTTCTTCTTGTTGGGCTGTGTGGTCTTGTATTCAGCGCCGCTGCAAGCACGAAAACACTTAGCTATAAGTGTGCTATCACTCTGAATAATGGCGAGCAAACAGTCATTGAACTCACAAGCAAGGCCAACCTTATGAAGGATACCTCAAGCCTGATAGGTAAGCAGCATGGAGGCCAGGATCAAAAGCTCCATGCAATCTCACAGGTGAGTGAATGCGTTCTTGAAGGCAAAGAGTTCTCCCGACTAAAAGACCAGCAGCTCGATAGCAAAACACCGAGATAA